CGGCCATGCAGGCGGTGCCGGTCATCCGCTGGGTGATCGAGACCTTCGGCCGGCGCTTCGGGGCGAGGACCGTGCCCGCCATGCTGGAGAGGATGAAGGAGTTCAACATCCTGGGGCGGGAGGGCGAGATCGCCTGCGCCACCTTGTCCCTGGTGGGGGAGGGGGAGGGCGAGGAGGCCCGCAGGCAGGCCGAGCTCTTCCACGCCAGGGTATCGGGGCCCAAGGCCATGCACGTGTTCAAGGCGGCGGAGGGGGCGGACGCGCACTGCCAGGTGGGCAACCTGCCCCTGGCGGCCGGCGTGATCCTGGCCTGGCTGAAGAAGGTCGACTGGGGAAGCCGGGCCTAGCCGGTTTCAGGGTCAACCCCGGACATGGGACGTTTGGTGCTGCCCGGTCGTGTTGATCGGCGCGGTTCCGCGCCGGTTTCCTTCTTCCGGCCCGGGCCGCCTGGAATAGTGGAATAGGGGTCGTGTCTTCGCTTTTTCATTCCGTCGTTTCGTCTTTTGGGTGCGCGCCGTCTCCTCGGAACGAAAAAGTGAAGACACGAACCTCATCTCCGCTCCGCAACGCCTGGCACCGTTGCGCCTCCGGCGCGATCGCTTCCGCGATGCAGGCTGTCGGGTGGGGGAGGGAAATCCCGGCGTGCATATCCGGACGGGTGCTTCAGCGGCGGAACCGTCCGGCGAAGCGGGCGGCGCGCAGCAGGGGGTGGGAGCGCATCTCCTCCAGGAAGTCCCGGATGTCGTCGACGGTCTCCCGCGTGTTGCGTCCTTCTGCTGAGATGTTGCGAACCCGCTCTTCCATGGAGCGGATAGAATCGCCGAGGCTCGCGGAATAACGCGAGAACTCGCGGCCCCAGGCCTGGCCGTCCTTCCAGGCGTAACGGAAGGCGCGGTAGAGGAGCAGGCCCGTCCTGACCAGCAGGGCCAGGGACAGGAAGAGAAGGGCCAGGGACGCGAGAACCGTCATCCAGGCGGCGAAACCCATGCAGTCTCCCTTCCAGTCCCAGGTCATCACTTATGTCATCTCGCCGGTGGTGATAGCATATCCCTCGCCTGGGAGGGGCGGCAAGATTCGTTTCGCGTAGCGAGGCGACATCTTCCTCCCGAGGCCCGCACGCACGATATTCTTGCGGACGCCCGGAGAATTCTTGCGGACGCCCGGAGAAGGGCAGCCCGGTTTCCCCGGATCCCGTATCATTTCAGCAGGAGATTCGGGCGGAAGAAGGTGAAGGGGCCCGCGCGATGCTGTAACGTTTCGGTAGGCGCTTTCCGGGTTGAAAAAGGTTGAGAGACCGCGCGGGGCGTTTGACAAAAAGGGAGGCCGCTTCTTACCATGCATTTTGACGCCTTGCGGGGGCGGCGTTCCGCTTGCGGGCTTATCACGACGGCGCGGACGCATGTGGCATGGTCCATGGGCGGGACGGTAGCCTCGCGGGCGGGGAAGGGGTGGGTGGAGGAAGGAGAGCGTCGGCAGGGTTCCACGCTGCGGACCGGAATGCGGCCTGCATACGCCCGGGGCAGGCAGGGAGAACCATGGAAGAACCGTGGGGATGTATGCCGGGTATGGGAATGGCAGGACCAGGCATGGGAAGTGGCGGGAAGGAAAGACGGCGGAGGTGAAACCCGAGGTGCCAGGTAAGGCCGCACGCGCGGAAGGATGCGACATGCCCAAGGCCTACGACCCGGGCGAGGTGGAGGAGAAATGGTACTCCTTCTGGGAGGAGAAGGGGTACTTCCACGCCGAGGTGAACCCGGAAAGGGAGCCCTTCACCATCGTCATACCCCCTCCCAACGTGACCGGTTCCCTGCACCTCGGGCACGCCCTCAACAACTCCCTGCAGGACTTCATCGTGCGGCGCAAGCGCATGCAGGGCTACGAGACCCTGTGGCTGCCGGGCACGGACCACGCGGCCATCGCCACCCAGGCGGTGGTGGAACGCAACCTCGCCCGTGAGGGCAAGACGCGGTGGGAGATAGGGCGCGAGGCCTTCCTGGAAAGGGTCTGGCAGTGGGTGGAGGAATACGGCGGCACCATCATCAGGCAGCTCAAGCGCATGGGCTGCTCCTGCGACTGGGAGCGGGAGCGTTTCACCATGGACGAGGGCTGCTCGCGCGCCGTGCGCGAGGTCTTCGTGCGCCTCTACGAGGAGGGCCTCATCTACCAGGGATACTACATCGTGAACTGGTGCCCGCGCTGCCTCACCGCCATCTCGGACATCGAGGTGGAGCACGAGGAGGTGGAGGGAAAGCTCTGGTACATCCGCTACGATCTCAAGGACTCCGATGAATGTTTCTACGTGGCCACCACCCGGCCGGAGACCATGCTGGGCGACACCGGGGTGGCGGTCAACCCGCGCGACCACCGCTACCGCCACCTGGTGGGGAAAACGGCCGTCCTCCCCCTGCTGGGGCGGGAGCTGCCCATCATAGCCGACGATTTCGTGGACCCCGAGTTCGGCACCGGCGCGGTGAAGGTCACCCCCGCCCACGACCCCAACGACTTCGAGATGGGGAAACGGCACGGCCTGCCGGAGATCAACATCTTCACCCCCGAGGCGGTGGTGAACGAGAACGGCGGCCCCTACGAGGGGCTGGACCGCTACGAGGCGCGCAACGCCGTGGTGCGCGACCTGGAGAAGATGCACTACGTCCAGAAAGTGGAAAACCACCTGCACGCGGTGGGGCACTGCTACCGCTGCCACACCGTCATCGAGCCCTACCTATCCAAGCAGTGGTTCGTGAGCATGAAGGAGCTGGCGGAACCGGCTATCAAGGCGGTGGAGGAGGGGAGGACGCGTTTCGTGCCTGCCCGCTGGGAGAAGATCTACTTCGACTGGATGTACAACGTGCGCGACTGGTGCATCTCGCGCCAGCTCTGGTTCGGGCACCGCATCCCCGCCTGGTACTGCCGGGAATGCGGGCGGGTCATCGTGTCGCGCGAGGACCCGGACCGCTGCCCGTGCGGCGGGGAGCTGGAGCAGGACCCCGACGTGCTGGACACCTGGTTCTCCTCCGGCCTGTGGCCCTTCTCCACCCTGGGCTGGCCCGAGGACGTGCCCGAGCTCGGTTACTTCTATCCCACCTCGGTGCTGGTGACGGCCTTCGATATCATCTTCTTCTGGGTGGCGCGCATGATGTTCCTGGGCATCCACTTCATGGGCGACGTGCCCTTCCGCGAGGTCTTCGTCACCGCCCTCATCCGCGACGAGTCGGGGAAGAAGATGAGCAAGTCGTCGGGGAACGTCATCGACCCCCTGGACGTCATCGAGCGTTACGGGGCCGACGCCCTGCGCTTTACCCTTGGGCACATCGCCGTGCCCGGGAGGGACGTCTTCCTCTCGGAGGAGCGCATCGCCGGCAGCCGCCATTTCTGCAACAAGATCTGGAACGCCTCCCGCTTCACCATCATGAACCTGGAGGACTTCGACCCGCAGGAGGTCGGGGAGGAAAAACTGGAACTCACCCTGGCCGATCGCTGGATCCTCTCCAGGTTGAGCGGGCTCATAACGTCCATGGACGAGTTCTTCGGATCCTACAACTTCAGCGAGGCCTGCCGTGCGCTCTACGAGTTCTTCTGGGGCGACTTCTGCGACTGGTACGTGGAGCTCTCGAAGCTGCGCCTCTACGGCGGGGACGGCACGGCCAGGCGCACGGCCCAGCACGTGCTGTGGACGGTGCTGGAGCAGGCCCTGCGCCTGCTGCACCCTTTCATGCCCTTCATCACCGAGGAGATATGGCAGCGCTTGCCACACGAGGGCGAGTCGCTGGTGGTGGCGCCCTGGCCGCGGCCGCGGGCTGAGCATCGCGACGCGCGTGCGGAGGAGGAGATGGCCGTACTGCAGGAGATCATCACCTGCCTGCGGCGTCTGCGTTCCGAGATGGGAGTGCGCCCCAACGTGCAAGTGGAGGCGATGGCGGTTCCCCTGGTCGAGGGCAGGCGCGAGCTCTTGCTCGAGCACGCGCTTTACGTGACCTCGCAGGCGCGGCTCTCCTCGCTCCGGCTGGTGGAGGGCGTGGAGGACCCGACCGCCTACGCGCGGGGGGTGGCGGCCGGCGTGGAGGTCTTCATCCCCCTGAAGGGGGAGGCTTTCTCGGAAGAGGCGGAGAGGATAAGGCGCGAGATCGCGCGGCTGGAGGAGGAAGCCCGCCGTTTCCAGGCCAAGCTGTCCAACGACCAGTTCCTGGCCAAGGCGCCTCCCGAAGTGGTGCGCAAGGAGCGGAAGAGGCTGGCCGAAAACCGGCTCAAGGTGGAACGCCTCAGCGAACAGCTGAGACTTTTGGGGGAGTAGCGGCAAACGGGACCTGTTCCCACGGCATCGCCGGCAATAAACGGTCCCTGGCCCCAGGGCGTGGTCCATGGTGTTGACGGTGAAGGGAAGGTTGCGCGGTGGATTTCAGGGAGGCGGAGGAATACCTCGACCGCAGGTCGCGCTTCGGCATAAAACCGGGGCTGGACCGCATCCGCCCGCTCCTCGAGCGGCTGGGTAACCCCCAGCTCGCTTACCCTTCCATCCATATAACAGGCACCAACGGCAAGACCTCCGTCGCGCGCATGGTCTCCTCCATCCTGGGGGTGGGAGGGAGGAGGGTCGCACGTTATACCTCCCCCCATCTCCAGAGCGTTACCGAACGCATATGCGTGGACGGACGGCCCGTGAGCGAGCGGGAGTTCGCCGCGCTGCTGGAGGCGGTCATCCCCGCGGTGGAGGAGACGGACGCGGAAACGGGCGACCCGCTCACCTACTTCGAGGTCACCACGGCCATGGCCTTCCTTCATTTCGCGCGGCGGAAGGTCGACCTGGCGGTCGCCGAGGTGGGGCTGGGCGGACGGTGGGACGCGACGAACCTGGTGCGTTCGCGGGTGCAGGTGATCACCAGGGTCGCCTACGACCACATGGACGTTTTGGGGGACACGCTGGAGGAGATCGCCTTCGAGAAGGCGGGGATCATCAAGGAGGGAAGCGTGGTGATAACGGCGGTGGATCACCCCGGGTCCTTCAGGGTGATCGAGGAGGCGTGCCGGGAGAAAGGGAGCGACCTGAAGATATTTGGAAAAGATTTCCATCTACTTTATAATCTTACCTACGGCGTGGAAACGGGCAAGATCGGGCAGGTTGTGGGCGTACGGGGCCTGCTGCGGGAATACGGCGACCTCTACCTCCCCCTGCTGGGCGAGCACCAGGGGGTGAACGCCGCCTGCGCGGTGGCGGCCTGCGAGGCCTACGCCGGATCGGCGCGGGACCTTTCCCTCACGGAAGTGGAGGCGGGCCTGCGCCGCGTCACCTCGCCGGGGAGGCTGGAGGTGGTCTCGCTGCACCCACTGGTGCTCCTAGACGGCGCCCATAACCCCGACGGCGCGGAGCGCCTGGCGCAGGTGATTGCGAACGACCTCGATTTCGAGAGGCTGGTGCTGGTGATCGGGATCCTGGAGGACAAGGACATGCGCCGCATTCTGGAGGTGCTGCTCCCCCTGGCGGACACCGTGGTGGTGACGCAGAGCTCGGAGGAGAGGGCCGCTCCCGCCCGCAGGCTGGCGGCACTGGTGCGGGAGATGGGCCGCGATTGCGTGGTGGTGGAGGATCTGAGGGAGGCGGTGAAGTTCGCCCGCACCCTGGCCGCGGTCACGGACATGGTCTGCGTCACCGGGTCGCTCTACACGGTTGGGGAGGCGAGGGCGGCCATGGGCCTGCGCCCGGAGTAGGTGTAGGGGTATCGCTCACCCCGTTATCGCTTCGCGGATGAGGTACGGGATAGAAGGTGATCGGAAGGAGGATAAGGCAGGAGGGGCGAAAAGGCGTAACGAGGAATCGCGCGAGGTAACATGGCGGAAGAGGCATGCAAAACACGGGAGCAAGAAGACGGCGTGGAACCGTAAGGGAGGACGGAGGAGCAAGAAAGACATGGAAAAGGAGAGGACCCTGGTCCTGGTCAAGCCCGACGGGGTGGAGAGGGGACTGGTGGGAGAGGTGATCTCCCGCTTCGAGAGGCTGGGCATGCGCATCGTGGCCATGCGCATGCTGAGGATGGACGAGGAGCTCGCCTCGCGGCATTACGCGGAACACGCGGGAAAGGATTTCTACGCGGAGCTGGTATCCTTCATAACCTCGGGCGACGTGGTGGCCATGGTGCTGGAAGGGGAGGCGGCCGTATCT
The Actinomycetota bacterium DNA segment above includes these coding regions:
- a CDS encoding valine--tRNA ligase, with amino-acid sequence MPKAYDPGEVEEKWYSFWEEKGYFHAEVNPEREPFTIVIPPPNVTGSLHLGHALNNSLQDFIVRRKRMQGYETLWLPGTDHAAIATQAVVERNLAREGKTRWEIGREAFLERVWQWVEEYGGTIIRQLKRMGCSCDWERERFTMDEGCSRAVREVFVRLYEEGLIYQGYYIVNWCPRCLTAISDIEVEHEEVEGKLWYIRYDLKDSDECFYVATTRPETMLGDTGVAVNPRDHRYRHLVGKTAVLPLLGRELPIIADDFVDPEFGTGAVKVTPAHDPNDFEMGKRHGLPEINIFTPEAVVNENGGPYEGLDRYEARNAVVRDLEKMHYVQKVENHLHAVGHCYRCHTVIEPYLSKQWFVSMKELAEPAIKAVEEGRTRFVPARWEKIYFDWMYNVRDWCISRQLWFGHRIPAWYCRECGRVIVSREDPDRCPCGGELEQDPDVLDTWFSSGLWPFSTLGWPEDVPELGYFYPTSVLVTAFDIIFFWVARMMFLGIHFMGDVPFREVFVTALIRDESGKKMSKSSGNVIDPLDVIERYGADALRFTLGHIAVPGRDVFLSEERIAGSRHFCNKIWNASRFTIMNLEDFDPQEVGEEKLELTLADRWILSRLSGLITSMDEFFGSYNFSEACRALYEFFWGDFCDWYVELSKLRLYGGDGTARRTAQHVLWTVLEQALRLLHPFMPFITEEIWQRLPHEGESLVVAPWPRPRAEHRDARAEEEMAVLQEIITCLRRLRSEMGVRPNVQVEAMAVPLVEGRRELLLEHALYVTSQARLSSLRLVEGVEDPTAYARGVAAGVEVFIPLKGEAFSEEAERIRREIARLEEEARRFQAKLSNDQFLAKAPPEVVRKERKRLAENRLKVERLSEQLRLLGE
- a CDS encoding bifunctional folylpolyglutamate synthase/dihydrofolate synthase, with product MDFREAEEYLDRRSRFGIKPGLDRIRPLLERLGNPQLAYPSIHITGTNGKTSVARMVSSILGVGGRRVARYTSPHLQSVTERICVDGRPVSEREFAALLEAVIPAVEETDAETGDPLTYFEVTTAMAFLHFARRKVDLAVAEVGLGGRWDATNLVRSRVQVITRVAYDHMDVLGDTLEEIAFEKAGIIKEGSVVITAVDHPGSFRVIEEACREKGSDLKIFGKDFHLLYNLTYGVETGKIGQVVGVRGLLREYGDLYLPLLGEHQGVNAACAVAACEAYAGSARDLSLTEVEAGLRRVTSPGRLEVVSLHPLVLLDGAHNPDGAERLAQVIANDLDFERLVLVIGILEDKDMRRILEVLLPLADTVVVTQSSEERAAPARRLAALVREMGRDCVVVEDLREAVKFARTLAAVTDMVCVTGSLYTVGEARAAMGLRPE
- the ndk gene encoding nucleoside-diphosphate kinase; the protein is MEKERTLVLVKPDGVERGLVGEVISRFERLGMRIVAMRMLRMDEELASRHYAEHAGKDFYAELVSFITSGDVVAMVLEGEAAVSQVRKVMGETDPRKAAPGTIRGDFAVEITRNIVHGSDSPDTAAREIDLFFPGLA